The genome window TTCTAGACGTTCGCCGGCCAGTGCCTTCCCCGTGGGGTGATTGTTGAACAACATCGCTTGCGAAATCGCGTGCGCGCCAACAAAGCCTTCGTCGAACGATTCAAGTTTCCGTTTCTCGAACGCTTCGTCAGACTCGCCGTCGTTTTGTGTCAGTTCGATCTTGTTGAATTGAGGGCACGCGTCCAGGCAACAACCACAGCTCATGCACTGGCTAAGCGGATAGTTCTGCTCCTGCGTGTCTCTCAAAATTCGCTCGCCAGCGCCCAAGTTGAAGTAGCTGTCGACCGGTACCCACGCCTTGACTCGCTGCAAACTGCGGAACAATCGTTGTCGGTCGACCATCAGGTCTCGGATCACGGGGAACTTGCTCATCGGTTCCAAGACGATTTCGTCAGCATTGTCGGCCAGCAACCGATCCACCAGCGCACTGCAGCTTTGGCGGACGCGACCGTTGATCAGCATCGTGCATGAACCACAAACTTCTTCTAGACAGCCGCAGTCCCATGCGATGGGCGCGACCACGTTGCCGTCGACGGTCTTTGCTTGCTGGGCGATTCGTTGCAGAACCGTGATGACGTTCAATTCCGGTTCGTACTTGATCTTGTGAAGTTCCCAGTACGGTTCCATGCCGGGACCGTCCTGACGACGAACGCGAACGTTGATATATTCGGGGCGTTTTTTGAGGCCGGGTTCGAGGGCGATCATCCGTCGATCCTATCTTTTCGAAGTGGGTTGTTTTTGAGTGTCACCGGTCGCTCGCGTGCGGCGGACCGTAAATGTCGAAGCCTTGTCAATCTCGATAAGCGTTTTGCTGTGAACGCCGCCTAGGCCGTTGCCGGTTCCATCGCCTTCTTGGTATCAGCGCGTTCTTTCCAAACCTTTTCGATGTCTTCGGCGCCGACCAATCCATACAGACGCGGGCGTGGTGCCAGCAACGAAGTGTCGACGTCTTCGTAGGTGATATCGGGCATCAACGTTTCGGTGTTCCAACGCGCGATGGTGCTTTTCAAGAACTTGCGATTGTTTTCTTCGAAGTCATCGCACCATTTTTCC of Rubripirellula tenax contains these proteins:
- the sdhB gene encoding succinate dehydrogenase iron-sulfur subunit translates to MIALEPGLKKRPEYINVRVRRQDGPGMEPYWELHKIKYEPELNVITVLQRIAQQAKTVDGNVVAPIAWDCGCLEEVCGSCTMLINGRVRQSCSALVDRLLADNADEIVLEPMSKFPVIRDLMVDRQRLFRSLQRVKAWVPVDSYFNLGAGERILRDTQEQNYPLSQCMSCGCCLDACPQFNKIELTQNDGESDEAFEKRKLESFDEGFVGAHAISQAMLFNNHPTGKALAGERLEALMGPGGVAACGNAQNCVSVCPKEIPLTTSIARAGRATTIQAVKNWFDK